The following proteins come from a genomic window of Salvia hispanica cultivar TCC Black 2014 chromosome 4, UniMelb_Shisp_WGS_1.0, whole genome shotgun sequence:
- the LOC125219841 gene encoding photosystem II D1 precursor processing protein PSB27-H2, chloroplastic isoform X2, with translation MAAFPAVRICPLAISSSAERKRLQSRCNAMLSLDETSTSRRFLMQNAAVSALALLNLNCGLMLLPARAEEKAKDDEGLVGALQSLFDPNEKTKSGKVLPKAYLKSVREVVKTLRESLEEDTKDMAKFRRTADAAKESIREYLSSWRGQKEVVNEESYAMLEKTIRSLASFYSKAGPSAPLPEEVKTEILSNLTTAEDSL, from the exons ATGGCAGCTTTTCCCGCAGTAAGGATTTGCCCCCTTGCCATTTCGAGTTCGGCCGAAAGAA AGAGATTACAATCGAGGTGTAATGCTATGCTTTCCTTGGATGAAACATCAACAAGTCGCCGGTTTCTTATGCAAAATGCTGCTGTTTCTGCACTTGCATTGCTGAATCTGAACTGTGGATTGATGTTATTGCCTGCACGGGCAGAGGAAAAGGCGAAGGATGATGAGGGTCTAGTTGGGGCGTTGCAGTCATTGTTTGATCCTAATGAGAAAACCAAATCAGGAAAGGTTTTGCCAAAGGCTTACTTGAAATCAGTTAGAGAAGTTGTGAAAACACTCCGCGAATCATTGGAGGAAGATACCAAGGATATGGCTAAGTTCAGACGAACAGCTGATGCAGCAAAGGAATCAATCAGGGAATACTTGAGTAGTTGGAGGGGGCAGAAGGAAGTTGTCAACGAG GAATCATATGCAATGCTCGAAAAAACCATAAGATCGCTCGCCAGTTTTTACTCGAAGGCAGGACCATCCGCTCCCCTTCCGGAGGAGGTTAAGACAGAAATATTAAGCAATCTCACCACTGCAGAAGATTCACTTTGA
- the LOC125219841 gene encoding photosystem II D1 precursor processing protein PSB27-H2, chloroplastic isoform X1 translates to MAAFPAVRICPLAISSSAERSNKRLQSRCNAMLSLDETSTSRRFLMQNAAVSALALLNLNCGLMLLPARAEEKAKDDEGLVGALQSLFDPNEKTKSGKVLPKAYLKSVREVVKTLRESLEEDTKDMAKFRRTADAAKESIREYLSSWRGQKEVVNEESYAMLEKTIRSLASFYSKAGPSAPLPEEVKTEILSNLTTAEDSL, encoded by the exons ATGGCAGCTTTTCCCGCAGTAAGGATTTGCCCCCTTGCCATTTCGAGTTCGGCCGAAAGAAGTAATA AGAGATTACAATCGAGGTGTAATGCTATGCTTTCCTTGGATGAAACATCAACAAGTCGCCGGTTTCTTATGCAAAATGCTGCTGTTTCTGCACTTGCATTGCTGAATCTGAACTGTGGATTGATGTTATTGCCTGCACGGGCAGAGGAAAAGGCGAAGGATGATGAGGGTCTAGTTGGGGCGTTGCAGTCATTGTTTGATCCTAATGAGAAAACCAAATCAGGAAAGGTTTTGCCAAAGGCTTACTTGAAATCAGTTAGAGAAGTTGTGAAAACACTCCGCGAATCATTGGAGGAAGATACCAAGGATATGGCTAAGTTCAGACGAACAGCTGATGCAGCAAAGGAATCAATCAGGGAATACTTGAGTAGTTGGAGGGGGCAGAAGGAAGTTGTCAACGAG GAATCATATGCAATGCTCGAAAAAACCATAAGATCGCTCGCCAGTTTTTACTCGAAGGCAGGACCATCCGCTCCCCTTCCGGAGGAGGTTAAGACAGAAATATTAAGCAATCTCACCACTGCAGAAGATTCACTTTGA
- the LOC125222630 gene encoding uncharacterized protein LOC125222630 produces MNMEDSVRSGGGVLKKKTSSGCLIIKRKVENGNSGGGWEGFTCHGNERKRPRLVARGFGASDEDESLGFKGKVNSRILHNGSMDYRRSEFENREYERSNVGIGLGGESRRMRRMSELGSNEFDEDHEFDERRMREEYLENRYKMAGYRGGVSSKDFVIGSSRGNLVADRRHSFHFDESSCGRSKGGEYTGLRNKGFDLEEDEEEMQVSLFRLKHPEVADEPIRLQGKNGVLKVMVNKKKMKMELHSRHSRYDSRGVEERAHCRSENAPKNVWHVVGHPVSKPPENRGLCIEKEKMDLKLEKVKPKFSKGIKTRESEIIGMSGGITVREKETDAADTALKLTPPGLQVSSLKKDVKKEEERASIENITSVKGKEGKVKRGGRCTEKQLLREKIREMLIDAGWTIDYRPRRNRDYLDAVYISPSGTAYWSIIKAYDAFKKLLDEDKCKSKSKSVIDSPSFAPLDEDLINKLTRQTKKKIEEATKRKRKEDGPTKSAKRSSGRDDDGESSDSDQNEERLSSCRKQNHKAQRNKFPDISQGSDGELRNGSLKMKSGKIKVDMNTSGSKFNVLQGRTSKVIGKCTLLVRRSDKGENSDSDGYVPYSGKRTVLAWLIDSGVAQLSERVQYMNRRRNRVMLEGWVTREGIHCGCCSKILTVSKFELHAGSKLRQPFQNIFLESGTSLLQCQVDAWNRQGESVCRDYHTVGINGDDPDDDACGICGDGGALICSDSCPSTFHQICLEMQMLPSGDWHCPNCICKFCGDSGVDELTRCSFCEGKYHKSCSKEVLASSMSLNGASFCGLQCQEFYDHLQKILGVKHELEGGFSWSLIQRTDVSDTSHRGFPQRVESNSKLAVALSVMDECFLPIIDRRSGINMIRNVVYNIGSNFNRLNYCGFYTIILERGDEIVSAASIRIQGTCLAEMPFIGTREIYRQKGMCRRLLSAIETELRYLKVEQLVIPAISEHMNMWTKVFGFHQLEDGLKKEIKSMNMLVFPGTDMLQKPLAKHSDGMEVSESIKNQSQLPVTVKNLDIDSPMECEKQMSYDSGVVYDTKKNDKVGDVDSAFPAPAALCNNMEASASDSVCESNTPLACNEAIVVNSEMEENQKELSASSTVCESKNIDMQNGLQGPPLEDNFPLENKTEGIHNLATETLIKTLASGKDTAESTSCNKGSSVKVAEDADLNTPENNGSVLEASSPSATNGDMESSILNERDGCDGEALCIKRSLEVSAKDVTAKVHLNHNPTPISSLLDSGRNVCKADIQMQNDLVVPCAAPEEAERDLEVDGEAASMTSSESLVQTAAPTESAADGENNRLSAVNIVKFE; encoded by the exons ATGAATATGGAAGATAGTGTAAGATCAGGGGGTGGTGTGTTAAAGAAGAAGACTTCGTCGGGGTGTTTGATAATAAAAAGGAAGGTAGAAAATGGGAATTCGGGAGGGGGATGGGAGGGTTTCACTTGTCATGGTAATGAACGAAAGAGGCCGAGGCTCGTTGCACGCGGATTTGGCGCCAGTGATGAGGATGAGTCATTGGGGTTTAAGGGAAAAGTGAATAGCAGGATCTTGCACAATGGCTCCATGGATTACAGGAGGAGTGAGTTTGAGAATAGGGAGTATGAGAGGAGCAATGTAGGGATTGGTCTTGGTGGTGAGAGTAGGAGGATGAGGAGGATGAGTGAGTTGGGTTCAAACGAGTTTGATGAGGATCATGAATTTGATGAAAGAAGGATGAGGGAAGAGTATTTGGAGAATAGGTATAAGATGGCTGGGTATAGAGGTGGTGTGAGTTCAAAGGATTTTGTCATCGGATCATCACGTGGGAATCTGGTGGCTGATAGACGGCATAGTTTCCATTTTGATGAATCTAGTTGTGGGAGAAGCAAGGGGGGTGAATATACTGGTTTGAGGAACAAGGGATTTGACttggaggaggatgaggaAGAAATGCAAGTTTCATTGTTCAGGTTAAAGCACCCAGAAGTTGCTGATGAGCCAATCAGACTGCAGGGGAAGAATGGGGTGTTGAAGGTGATGGTGaataagaagaagatgaagatggaGTTACATTCTCGTCATAGTAGGTATGATTCAAGGGGAGTTGAAGAAAGAGCACATTGTAGGTCAGAAAATGCACCCAAGAATGTCTGGCATGTTGTAGGTCATCCGGTTTCAAAGCCACCAGAAAACCGAGGTTTGTGTATTGAGAAGGAGAAAATGGATCTAAAGTTGGAAAAagtaaaaccaaaatttagtAAAGGCATCAAGACGAGAGAGTCAGAAATCATTGGCATGAGCGGAGGGATCACGGTCAGAGAGAAGGAAACTGATGCTGCTGATACAGCACTTAAGCTGACACCACCAGGTCTTCAAGTTTCTAGCTTGAAGAAAGATGTGAAAAAGGAGGAAGAAAGAGCATCCATAGAGAATATCACCTCTGTCAAAGGTAAAGAAGGGAAAGTGAAGCGGGGTGGTCGATGTACTGAAAAGCAACTGTTGCGAGAGAAGATTAGGGAAATGCTAATTGATGCCGGGTGGACTATAGATTATAGACCAAGGCGGAACAGAGATTACTTAGATGCTGTGTACATTAGTCCTAGTGGAACAGCCTACTGGTCAATTATTAAGGCTTACGACGCATTTAAGAAACTGCTGGACGAAGATAAatgtaaaagtaaaagtaaatcGGTCATTGATTCTCCTTCGTTTGCTCCCCTTGATGAAGATCTGATAAATAAACTGACTAGGCAGACAAAAAAGAAGATTGAAGAGGCAACGAAAAGGAAGAGGAAAGAAGATGGACCGACTAAGAGTGCCAAGAGATCTTCTGGTAGGGATGATGATGGAGAGAGCTCAGACAGTGATCAGAATGAGGAGAGACTTAGTTCCTGTAGAAAACAGAATCATAAGGCACAGAGAAACAAATTTCCTGATATCAGTCAAGGGAGTGATGGTGAATTACGTAATGGttcactaaaaatgaaatccgGGAAAATAAAAGTTGACATGAATACTTCTGGTTCCAAGTTTAATGTCTTACAGGGAAGAACAAGTAAAGTGATTGGCAAATGCACACTTCTGGTTCGTCGCTCTGATAAGGGGGAGAACTCGGACTCTGATGGATATGTTCCATACAGTGGAAAAAGAACTGTACTGGCCTGGCTGATTGATTCGGGAGTAGCCCAGTTGAGTGAGAGAGTGCAGTATATGAACCGCAGAAGGAACCGGGTAATGCTGGAAGGCTGGGTCACGAGAGAGGGAATTCACTGTGGTTGCTGCAGTAAAATCCTTAcagtttcaaaatttgagcTGCATGCTGGCAGCAAGTTGCGCCAGCCTTTCCAAAACATATTCTTGGAGTCCGGAACCTCCCTTTTGCAATGCCAAGTAGATGCTTGGAATAGGCAGGGGGAGTCTGTGTGTCGAGATTATCATACTGTTGGCATTAATGGGGACGATCCAGATGACGATGCCTGTGGCATTTGTGGTGATGGAGGTGCTTTGATCTGTAGCGATAGTTGTCCATCAACTTTCCATCAGATCTGTTTAGAAATGCAG ATGCTTCCTTCAGGTGATTGGCACTGTCCAAATTGTATATGCAAATTTTGTGGGGACAGTGGTGTTGATGAACTTACCAGATGCAGCTTCTGTGAGGGAAAat atCACAAATCCTGTAGTAAAGAGGTGCTTGCTTCGTCTATGAGTTTGAATGGTGCATCCTTTTGTGGGCTGCAGTGTCAAGAG TTTTATGATCATTTACAAAAGATTCTTGGAGTCAAACATGAACTGGAAGGAGGATTTTCATGGTCTCTTATTCAGAGAACAGATGTGTCTGATACCTCACACCGAGGGTTTCCTCAAAGGGTTGAATCAAACTCCAAGCTAGCTGTTGCACTTTCTGTTATGGATGAGTGTTTTTTGCCCATTATTGACAGGAGAAGTGGGATTAATATGATCCGCAATGTAGTCTATAACATCGG ATCAAACTTCAACCGTCTGAATTACTGTGGATTCTATACCATAATACTGGAGAGGGGTGACGAAATTGTTTCTGCAGCATCCATAAg GATCCAAGGGACCTGTCTGGCTGAGATGCCATTTATTGGCACTCGTGAAATCTACAGGCAGAAAGGAATGTGCAGGCGTCTTCTGTCGGCAATTGAAACA GAACTCCGATATCTCAAAGTCGAGCAATTGGTCATTCCTGCCATATCAGAGCATATGAACATGTGGACTAAGGTTTTTGGTTTTCATCAGCTTGAGGATGGActcaagaaagaaataaagtcCATGAACATGTTGGTGTTTCCGGGAACAGACATGTTGCAGAAACCATTGGCTAAGCATTCCGATG GTATGGAGGTTTCTGAATCAATCAAAAACCAGTCTCAGTTGCCTGTTACGGTAAAAAACTTGGATATTGATTCACCCATGGAGTGTGAGAAACAGATGAGTTATGATTCTGGAGTGGTCTACGACACCAAGAAGAACGACAAAGTTGGTGACGTTGACTCTGCCTTTCCAGCTCCAGCTGCTCTTTGTAATAACATGGAAGCTAGTGCTTCAGATTCTGTTTGTGAATCTAATACACCTCTTGCCTGCAACGAAGCTATAGTGGTCAACTCTGAGATGGAAGAAAACCAAAAAGAACTCTCAGCTAGCTCCACAGTCTGTGAAAGCAAAAACATCGACATGCAAAATGGGTTGCAGGGTCCTCCTCTGGAAGACAACTTTCCCTTGGAGAACAAAACTGAAGGTATTCACAACCTTGCAACTGAAACTCTGATCAAGACTCTGGCCAGTGGAAAAGATACTGCAGAATCTACAAGTTGTAATAAAGGTTCCTCAGTAAAGGTTGCTGAAGATGCTGACCTCAACACACCTGAAAACAATGGTTCTGTTCTTGAAGCTTCTTCACCTAGTGCTACAAATGGAGATATGGAATCCTCAATCCTTAACGAGAGGGACGGATGTGATGGGGAGGCCCTTTGCATCAAGAGAAGTCTTGAAGTCTCTGCAAAGGATGTTACTGCAAAAGTGCACTTAAATCACAATCCCACCCCTATATCAAGTTTGCTCGATTCTGGAAGAAATGTGTGCAAGGCAGACATCCAGATGCAAAACGATCTTGTGGTGCCTTGTGCTGCTCCAGAGGAAGCTGAAAGGGACCTTGAGGTTGATGGAGAAGCTGCATCTATGACCTCTTCCGAATCTTTGGTTCAGACCGCAGCACCCACTGAGAGTGCTGCAGATGGTGAAAACAACAG ATTGTCTGCTGTGAATATCGTCAAATTCGAGTAG
- the LOC125222633 gene encoding probable serine/threonine-protein kinase WNK1, translating into MNDAVGLDAEDSEFVEVDPTGRYGRYNEILGKGSSKTVYRAFDEYEGIEVAWNQVKLYDFLQSPEDLERLYCEIHLLKTLKHTNIMKFYTSWVDTANRNINFVTEMFTSGTQIYKKVISGKKPDSLYKVQDPEVRRFVEKCLATVSDRMSAWELLNDPFLQIDDCVYDLKALQYQRDYDDLVHLLRQPLLNSTYHSTTSSLVNGYSNYICYDQENDLDSHSADYEATEINLFTSQDDDHLENLDITIKGRKSEDDNIFLRLRIADKEGRVRNIYFPFDIETDTALSVATEMVAELDITDQDVTKIAEMIDGEIASLVPEWKPGFGVDESPIKNGSCCQNCDAGYLGKTLQTCGSVRGRFEEITYQVEGSEQCVTDNAPVGSSQSDGAHFTDIWAQEEDQEVTSPSSNDNQFDQSSKEKGQVSPPHDYYKNEIRQELRWFKAKYKRKQRELAHKQFGALRDRSRSFSNLAHGETDESDIDYSLYKGKHFTLFPPTDSDRSSSDTKVHSYESAYNACSPVHFVTAKNFYSGGLLPHSLHRATSLPVDATEL; encoded by the exons ATGAATGATGCTGTTGGTCTTGATGCAGAGGATTCTGAATTTGTAGAAGTTGATCCAACTGGAAGATATGGGAGG TATAATGAGATTCTTGGAAAAGGGTCTTCTAAGACAGT TTATAGGGCTTTTGATGAGTATGAAGGGATTGAAGTAGCCTGGAATCAGGTGAAACTTTATGACTTTCTGCAAAGTCCAGAAGATCTTGAGAGATTGtattgtgaaattcatcttctCAAAACTCTCAAACACACcaatattatgaaattctaCACTTCTTGGGTTGATACTGCTAATAGGAACATCAATTTTGTAACAGAAATGTTCACTTCTGGCActcaaatttataagaaaGTGATCTCG GGGAAAAAGCCGGATTCCCTTTACAAAGTTCAGGATCCTGAGGTTCGTAGGTTTGTTGAGAAATGCTTAGCGACAGTGTCTGATAGGATGTCTGCTTGGGAGCTTCTCAATGATCCGTTCCTTCAGATTGATGATTGTGTTTATGACTTGAAGGCGTTACAGTATCAACGAGATTACGATGACTTAGTCCATCTTTTAAGACAACCTCTCTTGAACAGTACTTATCATAGCACAACGAGTTCATTAGTTAATGGATACTCGAATTATATTTGTTATGACCAAGAGAACGACTTGGATTCTCACTCAGCTGACTACGAAGCAACTGAGATCAACTTATTCACGAGTCAAGACGATGATCATTTGGAAAATCTTGACATTACCATCAAAGGGAGAAAGAGCGAGGACGACAACATATTTCTCCGACTCAGAATAGCTGATAAAGAAG GTCGTGTGCGAAACATATATTTCCCTTTTGACATTGAAACCGACACAGCACTGAGCGTTGCGACTGAAATGGTTGCTGAGCTGGACATAACGGACCAAGATGTGACTAAAATAGCAGAAATGATCGATGGTGAGATCGCTTCCTTGGTTCCTGAATGGAAACCGGGATTTGGCGTGGACGAGAGCCCTATCAAGAACGGTAGCTGCTGCCAGAACTGTGATGCAGGCTACTTGGGCAAGACTCTGCAAACATGTGGATCTGTCCGCGGCCGCTTTGAAGAGATCACGTACCAAGTTGAAGGGTCGGAGCAGTGTGTGACCGATAATGCTCCTGTGGGATCAAGCCAGTCCGACGGTGCTCACTTCACAGACATATGGGCACAAGAAGAGGACCAAGAAGTGACTTCCCCATCATCTAACGACAACCAATTTGATCAGTCCTCTAAGGAGAAGGGGCAAGTTTCACCACCGCACGACTATTACAAGAATGAGATAAGGCAAGAGCTGAGGTGGTTCAAGGCCAAGTACAAAAGGAAGCAGAGGGAGCTCGCTCATAAACAGTTCGGGGCTTTGAGAGATAGATCGCGATCATTCTCAAACCTTGCACATGGAGAAACGGATGAATCTGATATCGATTATTCACTATACAAGGGGAAGCATTTCACTCTATTTCCCCCTACAGATTCCGATAGAAGCAGTAGTGACACAAAGGTGCACAGCTACGAGTCTGCGTATAATGCTTGTAGTCCTGTGCACTTCGTCACAGCCAAGAATTTCTACTCCGGTGGCTTGCTCCCGCATTCACTCCACAGGGCTACTTCACTTCCGGTTGACGCCACAGAGCTCTAG